Proteins found in one Coffea eugenioides isolate CCC68of chromosome 5, Ceug_1.0, whole genome shotgun sequence genomic segment:
- the LOC113771713 gene encoding uncharacterized protein LOC113771713, translating to MANVQTLRELTTPNFNQQSLCITFPNLDEETPFELKFGLIHLLPSFHGFSGEEPYKHLQEFDVVCTSMKPSGITEEQIKMRAFPFSLKDAAKDWFYYVPPGSITTWEQLKKKFLQKYFPASRAANLRKEICGITLHPEESLYDYWERFKKLCIRCPQYQISEQLLIQYFYEGLLYTDRSLIDAASGGVLMNKTPQDAWELIERMTENSQQFDTREDAHTCRVNEVNVSSIQQQISELTSAIRQLAVGNFQQAKTCGICKDTSHPTDWCPVLQDEGVEQMSMVGNVPVSRRQCDPYSNMNDPNWRDHLNVSYEGNKQQNSLPNRQQDFQPRYPSKYQSHSSNTDMSLEDMVKALVSNTTQLQQNAIQY from the coding sequence ATGGCTAATGTTCAAACTTTAAGGGAGTTGACTACTCCAAACTTTAATCAACAGTCATTATGCATTACCTTTCCAAATTTAGATGAAGAAACTCCTTTTGAATTAAAGTTTGGCCTAATTCACCTCTTACCTTCTTTTCATGGTTTTTCAGGTGAGGAGCCTTACAAGCacttgcaggaatttgatgtagTATGCACAAGTATGAAACCCTCGGGGATTACTGAGGAGCAAATAAAAATGCGAGCATTTCCCTTTTCCCTCAAAGACGCGGCAAAAGATTGGTTCTACTATGTGCCACCAGGTAGTATAACAACTTGGgaacaattaaagaagaagtttttgcaaaaatattttcctgcgtcAAGAGCCGCCAATTTGAGAAAGGAAATATGCGGCATTACACTGCATCCAGAGGAGTCTCTCTATGACTATtgggagagatttaagaaattgtgTATTAGATGCCCTCAGTACCAAATTAGCGAGCAGCTCTTGATTCAATATTTCTATGAAGGTTTGCTATATACGGATAGAAGTCTTATAGACGCTGCCAGTGGAGGTGTTTTGATGAATAAGACTCCCCAAGATGCTTGGGAATTGATAGAAAGGATGACAGAAAATTCTCAACAATTTGACACAAGGGAGGATGCCCATACTTGTCGAGTAAATGAGGTAAATGTCTCATCAATTCAACAGCAAATATCTGAATTAACTTCGGCTATTCGACAGTTGGCTGTAGGAAATTTTCAACAGGCCAAAACATGTGGTATTTGTAAGGACACGAGTCATCCCACAGATTGGTGCCCAGTGTTACAAGATGAAGGAGTTGAACAAATGAGCATGGTTGGCAACGTGCCCGTGTCTCGTAGGCAGTGTGACCCTTATTCCAATATGAATGATCCGAATTGGAGAGACCATCTAAATGTTAGCTATGAAGGCAACAAGCAACAAAATTCTTTGCCCAATAGGCAACAAGATTTTCAGCCGCGGTACCCCTCCAAATACCAATCTCATTCATCAAATACTGACATGTCTTTGGAGGATATGGTCAAGGCATTAGTTTCCAACACCACGCAACTCCAGCAAAATGCCATTCAATACTAA